A region of the Silene latifolia isolate original U9 population chromosome 9, ASM4854445v1, whole genome shotgun sequence genome:
CTCATCATTATCCGGAACACACCACCGTCCCCCAAACCTCGACTACCATCAAGATGGATAACAAACCCGGAATCAACCCCGCCCGCTCTGTTTCCGTGCTTTGCGCCACTTCGAATTCTAGCATCGGTTTTCTGTAGCTCTCTGATCTCCTCATATAACTCTGGCTCAACGGTCAAGTCCCCAAGAGTCTCTCCTTGCCGGATCACGTGGATTCCCATCCCTCGCAGCTCATTAAGCATCCTCACTCTAGATCTGGCACTGCTCAAAGCATGGATGGATTTCCTGCTTAAGGCATCGGCTACGACATTCGCTTTCCCctcatgataaagtatctccatgtcatagtcgccaatcaattcgatccatctcctctgtctcatgttcagctccttctgCGTGTAAATGTACTTCAAGCTCTTGTGGTCGGAAAACACTTTGAAGGTAGCCCCATAAAGATAATGTCGCCATAGCTTGAGCGCAAACACCACagcccccaactctagatcatgagtagggtaattctcctcataggtcttcaactgtcgagaagcgtaagcgattaccttcccgttttgcatcaatacgcaccccagacccttcttggaagcatcggtatacacctcgaaattatcattcccatctggtagtgcaaggataggagctgtagtgagtcgttctttgagggttagaaacgcctcctcacaactctcatcccaaacaaacctgttctccttccgcatCAAGGACGTCAATGGCTTGGCGATCTTCGAGAAGTCCTTGACAAACCTTCGGtaataacctgctagccccaagaagcttcggatctcacccacattcttaggactcGCCATCTCTCACacgcctcaatcttgctaggatcaaccgacaccccttccttggaaatcacatggccctgtaaaagcaactttcttcaaccgTAACTCACACTTGCTCACTTGGCACATAACCGGTtctcctccaaggttttcaagactaacctcaaatgttcctcatgttcctcctcattcttggagtataccagaatatcatcgatgaatacaaccacgaacttgtccggTAAGGACCGAACACTCGATTCATCGTGTCCATAAATATCGCCGGCGCGTTAgtcaacccaaatggcatgaccacgaactcatagtgcccatatcttgttctgaaagcggtcttaggtatatcctcGTTCTTAATTCTCAATGGTGATAactcgacctcaaatcaatcttagagaaaactccggctCCACCAATTgattgatcgaacaaatcatcgatccttggcaaaggataacggttcttgacggtcacattgttcaactcacggtaatccacgcaaagtctcaagcttccatctttcttcttgacaaacaacactggtgctccccaaggtgaaacacttggccgtatgtaacctttctctgctagctcatccaatcgcttcttcaattcctccatctctttcgccccatacggtaaggtggtttagaaatcgCCCCTGTTCTCGGCTttagatcaatggaaaagtccacttctcttttcggtggtaaccctggaatgtcCTCCGGAAATACATTCTCGAACTCCCTCACCACTGGAATCTCAGACACCTTAGGGGTCTCCGACTCACTATCCCACATCTGACACAAGATTAATCGGTCCCCTTTCCTCGACTCGACTTCAGGGTAATTAAcagatatgaatttgactcttggcttgaccacataccccttataagacaccctaactcccttaggtcccctcaaagagATCTTCTTCTGATGGCAGTCGATAAAAGCTTTGTACttccctaaccagtccatccccagaatcacctcaaaaccccccaagggaaactctataaggtcacagtgaaacacaacctctccgatctgaattggtaccccagtgtagactctatcacaagataccgactcccccgaaggtaccactaccgaatcagcaattctatcatatgacttaagGTTTAAGACTCTGGCATGTTCCGCAGATATAAAAGAATGAGTAGCTCCggaatcaaacaacacaaaggtgggtttagagttaacaGGAAATGTACCAGTCACCACATGAGAGTCATTCTTAGCTGCCTCCTTGCCCATGGCGAAGAGCTTGCCACTGGACTTAGCCCCACCCACTGGTTTGAAGAAGTCGCTCCAGATTGTTTGTTCCCTTCATTTGCGTCTTCGAAAGTTGGTGCTCCCACTCGCCGGCTCTCTGATTACGGTTCgatagttgttgtagcttccttggTAGTTACATTAGCCCTGACCTCGCACCTCCCCCATAGCcgacataggtgtgcgataatCGTTATACCTGCACCCCACCGAACGAGAGCCACCGAACCTGACATAGGTGCCCCGTATCCGCCGGATCGATTCGCCCCGGATGATCGGCATTCAAACCTCTTGTGTCCAGTCTTTCCACAGCCAAAACAAGTAAGCCCCGCAGAACTACCTCCCCACCGGTGCCCCGAAGCCACCTCCACTCGAGCTCTCATACCCCCGGGGCACCGTTAGTGGAGTACCCACCATATCCGCCCGAACTCGCTTCTTTGCCCCAAAGATTATCACTTGTGGTCTCCGACTTCCTTTTCTCGCCTTGCCTTTCTTATCGCCTTGATCTGCTCCGAGAGTCTTTCAAGAAGACCAGCCCTCAAGTAAATGTCCTGAATCGTAGTGGGTGGAGAGCTGcgtgagcctcttcttgatgtccatagtgagtccccgctcaaacctcatagccatCATAGCTTCATTCTGCCCAAAGTCATCAATGTATGAGGATAACTGTCGAAATTTCCGATGATAAGTCTCCACTGTCATATCTTCTGTCATCTTGAAGGTGTCAAACTCCTCCCGAAGTTTGGCTTTTTGGAACTCGGGCATAAACTCATTCTTCAGAAGCTCTTGGAATTCCAACCAAGATACATGTCCCGTCTCAAGATCCCTAGCAACCTCTCGTATTTCCACCTTGTTCCTGGTCCACCAGTCACCGGCTGTGGCCCTCAGATAGTGGGCAGCTTGGTCCACCTGCAGCTCCTCCGGACATGCTAATAATTCAAACAGATTGGTGAACTCTCTACACCATTCCCCCAGCAACTGTGGTTCTCCCTCTCCAGTGAATTTTGTGGGGTTATGCCTTGCCACAATGGTACTCATCTTTCCCGGATCCAAtcgtttggcctttagggcctcattctcacCGAGTTGATCTAACTCTTCCCGGGTGATGTTCACACCGTGTTCCTTCTTGGAGGCATGACTACAAGAGAATTTTAGGGATTAGCTGCAACACAAAACACTTTGGTAATTCTAGCCAATTCTTTTACTCTTATCTTACTTGTCTATCTAACATGGCTTAGGGATcatataaccgcatatcactgGGCCTAGCCTTCTGACACAACTTAATAGATGTATAAGTATAAATCAATCTTAAAACATGCCAAGTATTATGCCACAACCTCCTATCAACTTTTATGCAACAATTATCATatcaatcagttaatacttaGGCAATAATATATGGAGTTATGCTCAGTATCATGCAACTTCTCTACCCTTCCTCTCATGTGCACTCAGGgttcccgggtcaaactgagagggccaatggttcggtgtgagggggcccctaactcatcccttacctttagtgtgctcctaacagttctatcccggggttcattttatttgactcttcctacattcattagattcattggtttaggcctgaggatcgttcgctctgataccactttgtaacacccccatttatttaagggcctgaactaggactcctcagataaataaTGGTGTTACCATCTCTAAGCCCGAGgcaagtagataacaaaggaaagaaacacagtactttattataatgtttatagtgacattacaactgaaataaaaacaAGTCTCCAAATACGACAAAATAATAAGTCTGATAATCTACTCAAAAGACTAAGGTGAGCTAGGCACTAAGtcggtcatccaagctctcttcccggccagctcccatcggtctcTCGAATACCGTCAACtgctcccaataattggatcatcacagggcgtacacgaatacacggggtcaccACGGgccgagtaggtaatacgataaaCAAGAACACAAAACACATTCTCCTCCATCACcaacaccgccatcacaactcacaacccggacaaccacccataccgatcccggtagactataaatatcgaccgtagccgatccgcattccgttgaggacaccagggcaagtctgcagaacccgcccgggccttatcacaacgtcATCAtctccacctccaccaactccacggtaataatataataaaaaaagttcaacaatagtacttaacggaattaaatcgacaatcatattataacatgtaaatcaccgattcacCAATCCAATCACATAACAcgatatcaagtccagtgtattcccctacctcaaatagcgatAAAGGCTAACGCAGAtcgaagtactccacccgaaactcgccacctaaacatacacataatataattaattcaattaactattcccgttcccatactcaagagctactataagtagaaaccttcccaatttagaaattactaaaaatataagttactcaaAATAGAAGGTTTTCCTAAAATGGGGAGTTTCCCAAAGTAGCGATTACCAAAAtagcaagttactaaaaatagtaactttcccaaaataaaatcccgactcaaaagcttaaatacattattccgtTACCGCTACTTAAAATCAACTTAATAATCAAAactaataatataaatattataagtatacgcattcccgactcattaaaataaaacccgcaacaaaattaattcgaaaacaaAGACACACGCACCCCCCTTTTCCAACCCGTCACAAACCGCCCCTCAACCACCACTCTTCACCGTCGACCACCAGGCCTCGACACTGTGTCTGGCCTGGTCActacccaccaccaccaacgtggtcgacccacgccggcggtCCTGGCCACCACCACAAAACCCCCGTCGCGTCCCCCGCCGCCAAACACCCCGAATGAACCCCCTTATCTAACCCGACAACCACCACGACACTCCCCTGTCACCCTACTAACCACCACCATTGCCACCACCGTCGCATGGCgactctgacacacgtggcaccaccgattcgacctcccccgagtccacggtggtgccaccccttttCCTATGTCTGAAAATGCTACCCAAAACACCCCATCgaccccgacacctaaacaccaccactgcaaccaccaccatccacgaccaccactctaaccaccaccacccgactcgactcTACACCCACAACACATCTCaccaccccacgaccaccaccacagGCCCTAAAAGACGCATAACACAAAACAAAACAGAGGGACAGAAATAAAAACGAGAACccttacctatgacggccgtcgacctgAGCTTTTCCGGCCAGAACAACCACCAACGACCACTAGTAAAGACTCCCCTGGACTCCTGGCAGACCCTACTACCTCCACCCTCACTGGCGTGCCCTCTTTGGCCGTGtgcaaagcttaaacaagagAGGAAGGAGGGTTGTTGTATTGTGTTGTCAAAATGACGGTAGGGGGAAGGGATAGGGTTTTAAAggtgaattagggtttgttttagggtttggtgaggtaaaaatggtaggtgggtaaatgggtagtaagtgggtaaatgggctatgaccTCTCGACCCAAAATGTTACTCgattataaacccgactcatctcgcgatataaattaaacaattctttttacgcttttaccattacctttacgctaccataAAATAATAAACTCGCCCGGACAacaataaaatacggggtattacagtacaAGATTTGAACTCATCAAAAGTCACTTACATTATCAGAGAGGGTTCTCCATTTGCATGACGCTAACTTCTTTACCTGATTAAATTTTGACAAAATAATGTATTAACCacgaaggtaaacaaatgactgagacggagggagtattaaatacTTCGTATTAATTACTAACCTTGGGATACTCCAAGTAAGGTCTCTGGTTCCTTATTTCCGCCCTTCAAGGTTAAAGTGAGACAATGTATATTAAAATTACGGCGTACTCCGAAAAGCATAAAATTACTCACCAAAAAAATAGAAGAGATGTTCTTTCGTATACCCCTGAACTTTTTTCTTTTCTGGGTgtaccctttttttttttcacaaaaaactttaaccgacaataattctctgttacgagttcagaaaacggcaattttttttcaaatcaattatctCGTCGaggccttgaatttgaaaaaaaaaattcaccgctttttgaactcgtagccggtagttatggttggtcaacccaagaataaactttgaccgaccataattcttgactacgagttgagacgtcggtgatcgaattctttttcaaactgaaaacctcttaaagacggttaataaaaaaaagtgtcgtattctgaacttgtagccaagagttattgacggtcaaaatTGTTTTTGTAAGAAAAGAGAGTACAtcttagaaaatgaaaaaattaaaggatacacgagagaatatctcAAAATAGAATAACAAAAGCTTATAAGTTGGGTAAACATACGCTACAAGGTAGAATGCACGAGAACGAAGGTTGCCTGACGTTTCTCTAACAAACAAACACGACGGTCAGTAAAAACTTTAATCCGAAATAGTTTCTTTAACAAAAATAATGACTATGATGTTTTAGGGACAAGCTGACGTCATTAGAACTCACTCACCCAGTAACTAATGCAGGGGTATCCGAAACTGCCTCATCGCATCCCGTGTGAGTTGTACTCTTGGTATGTTCCTCCtttgattcacatgccttctcaTTAGTTTTAGTTTTGCCATTAGTTTTTCGACTTCTATTCTTTCTCTCTGCAAGCAAAGACAGCAATGACTTCTctaccagttttttttttttttttttttttttttttttttttttttttttttttttttcagttttttaaGTTTTTAGGTGAAACCGCTAAGTTCCCTAGCGGTTTGTATCTGTAACACTTTCCAACTGGTACTGTTAAGTTCTAGAAAAAGAGCTAGAAGGGCATAAGCCGCTAAGAACTTAGGCGGCTTGCATGCTTGGGCTCCACCTTTCAAGTTGCAACTTTAGAAAAATTGGTAGAGGATAAGTCATCTAGTTTCCTAGCGGCTTACTATTCCAGTACAAAAAAGTTGGAAACACACATTACACCAACTGGAAAGTGGTAGAGATACAAGCCGTTAGGGGACTTAGCGGCTTCAcctaaaaaatggaaaaaaaaatacGAACTAATGACATGGACCCCATTCGCCCTAAATAGTTTGAAATGAACTAACCCCAAAAGTCTAATTAATTTGGTAAATAACACTATTTTAGCCAAAAAATTCTACCTCCTTCCCTAATTTGTCAGATGATGTCAAACGTGGTAATTATCGTATATTGCAATTCTCGAAGCAATGTTCATCTTAGGTAATTTGGAAAtagtctctttgtgttgctaagaGACAAGGGTAAGACTACATACCTCCGATCTTCCTTACACACAATTTACGAAAGTTATTGAGGGATTGGGTTAATGTATTATTGTAAGATCAGATGAATAGGAAGAAAGAAGTGAGCAAAATAACCTCGTGTTTCTGACCCGTCAACTTTGTAAAAATAACCATTATCGGAGCAGGAACCATCAGAATCCACCCAACCTTCAGCCGTGTAGGTTGCAGTCACCCGATCAGCTCCTTTGGCTCGAAAATAAACAGAATATGTTCCACTACAATGACGACCCGCTTTCAGGAGGCGAAGAGGATATTTGGGGTGGTTATCCTGCAATGTCAAGGTGTTAAAACAAGAGGTCACAAACAAAAAGGAAAACACCGCTGGCTACattcagtggcggagccaggattccCTGGTTACATTAAAGTGTCGAAGTAACATAGGTTTGAGTTAACAGTTTTAATACCATCTCCTCAGCAAATTCAAGCGCGATATGATGAATGATACGCTTAGCCGCATCCCATTCTGGAGTATTTCGTGCAACCGGTGCAAAATACCTAAATCCGGTGCTACGAAGGTAGTGGTTGAATCTCCCTCTCATCTTCAAGCGTTGCCTAGGGTTTGCGGTAACACTTCTACGCTCTAAGTTCTAACCTCTCAAGTTATATAAATATACAAACTCTAGGGTTTAGATTCTTCTGCCCAACTTGCTTAGCCATTCAGGTAATCAATATAACTTGGGTATTTATTAGCACACACCAAAGACGTACAGCGGCTCCCACTCCCCCTCGTCATCaggaaaaaataaaaatatactctacaccgaaattttatatttttgtgTATGACCTTATTTGGTCGGATTAATTTCAGAATAAACATATTTTATTAGAAGGTTTGACTATCATATTataattaacagattaatttgaTTGTTTGGTAATTGACAGATTATGATTAGTAGATggttagttttctttgtaaaatggagaaaaatttcctattttacaatatgctaactAATATGCTCGGGTAAGGTCTATGATATGGTATCTTTAGTAATCCCCCGTCTCGATCAATATATAGTTATCTATTGCTTTTGACACAAAGATTAAAGAAATAAATATGGGtgaatttgaaccacacaaatcaCTTAACTCCATATACACATGAGAAATGGCCCAGAAAAGGTTATCAAGAATGAAAATAGATAATTATTCACTGAAACACCCAAAAATAGAAATAGATACTACTgaatgggacggagggagtatcttGAGATAAttatcaaaaaaaaataaaaaaaaatgtgatAATATCTTGAGATTTTATAGAATATTTCTTCATTATCTTGTTACCTTAAGTCTGTAATTATAAATATAGATCTTATCCTAGGGTTTTctactaccaaattgtaggtaTGATGAAATAAGTAACAAAACGACCTCATTTTCTACTCTACCGGATTAAGTCGATAAAACCCCTGTAGTCACTATCAAAACCCTAGCCTTTAGGATGAAATCAAGAGAATCCCGAAAATTATAGCCCTCAATCTTTCGATTATGAAATAAAATCTTGTTTCCGTATTATTTATAAGAATTTGTGCTCCTTTTAAGGTTCACCTACTATGAGAGATTTTATTAAAGTTaaataatttaaattaaataataattattcctTACCTTTAATAGAAGGGGTTTTCTAGAAAGTTTAAGTAGCCCAAAAAAGAGTGATTATATTTCTCAAATTCAAAGTGGGTTTACATTTCAatattcatattttttttttttaaatcatccTCAATTAGAGCAACTTCAATTTCACAAGACAATCGCTCACAAGTGATATGAGCCATCTTTGTCCTATTGATCATATGCATGTTGGGCCTAGTATAAACGTGCTGAACATATTTCAACAGTATTAGTTTGGTTATTTTCTGTGTGTTTTAACAACTGTCGGAATGAAACTGGCATCAGAAAACATGTTTTGATTGCACTGACCTATTTTCTCCAATATATAGATTGCATTAATATGTCACATGCTGGCTTTTTTCAGAACATAGTCGTTAGTCGGGAAGCGAGGAACGTAATTTGAGCAGATATCAGTTGGTCTGCAACTGAGTTGCACATTGTGAGTTGTGACCccagaaagaaagaaagaaaggtaAACAGATTAAGTAGACAATAGAGACAACACCAGTACACATTGATAATCCCTAAACCATCTTATCCTCATTAATATAACATCAGTGATTTTACAGTTAAGCAACAGGTGTAGCAATCAATTTCTCAAAATTATCGCAGTTTAGTTTAGCCTGATGGGGGAGGTGGAGGCGGCATTGAATATTGCTGTTGCATAGGAGGCCTACCAAGTAACTGTTGAGGAGGAGGCGGCGGCCTCCAGCCAGGCGGACCCCCCATAGACATAGGAGGGGGTGGCCTTGCTAGACCTTGACCTTGACCTTGCTGAGGCGGTGGTGGTGGCTGCATCATGTTTGGATGCATGGGTCTAAACTGAGGTGGCGGTGGCATAGAGTGCTGCATAACTTGACCTGGATGCTGTTGTTGGCCTGGCCATTGACCACCCATCTgcattggtggtggtggtggtggagcgAAAGCATTCATTGGTGGAGGTGGCCTAAATTGCTGCATTGGGCTTGGCGGAACCGGGACTGCACCATTGGCCATGGGTTGAGGAGGAGGTGGAGCGGGTACGCCACCATTGGCGGTTGGAGGACCACTAGCAAATAAAGTGTGGGGCCTGCTTTTGGGTGCCTGAGGATTACTGGCGGCCAGAACCCTCTCTGAAGTTCAGAGTAAAGTTATTTAAAATGTTAGATAAATACTTTAATTCAGTGCAAATTACTGTTATTCTATGGTCAATCGAATAGCCATAGTATGTTGCGTGATTAATATTGGTCAAAGTCGACGTCGCCTGACTACCAAAGTCAAATGGGGACGATAAATTTCGGATGAGAAACACTTGTTAACGCGTCTGACTAAAATAATAATCGATGCTAAATTTTGGCATTTTTTACGATACTTGATGTAAGAAGGGTTTCTAAGCAACCATTAGAGAAAATGTGATGAGCAACTTTTATCAAGAAACGAAATCGAAAACTGACCTGCTGGAGTGCCATGTCTCTCTCCTTTTGTATCTTTCTTGTATGCATAAGACACTGCTATTTGACGATTGCATAGATATTGGCCATTCATTGCCTACAGTACCAAACAAAACCCAGTACTTTAAACAAACCGTCTTATTTGTATGGCCAACCATATCAAGTTAGTACCGAAAAAGGATATTAAGTTCGGAACCTGATGAAGTATGGACACTGCTCATGTAATGAGGTCAGTCTATTCTTGTCAGGTCCAAGTTGGACGCTGACACTTTTGTACACTAAATACAAACTTTTAACAATAATAAACCGAAAAATAGACAAATCAACGAAACAACAACGCAAACCCCTTGATCCCAAAATGCTTTGTGGTCGGCTAACATGAATCAGCATTCAAAATCGTTTGGGCACGAGTCCAATAAAAAACAAGTTCTATATAAGCAAAGGTAAATGAAAATAGAATTTATGTACCTGGAACTAATAGGTTGTAAAATATAGAGGCtaagaaaaagtgaaaaatggGAAAAAGCTACAGATGCATGAATATGTTCCAAACACCTTATTGGGCACTACGAGTACGGACCACAAACATATGTCACTTTCTAGTCTCTTCAGTCTTCACCCATATCCTCAATAATACAGATTGATACCTCCAAAATTATATGAAGAAAGGTGGTTCAAGGAATCAAGGTTCAGAAAATCAGAACTATTTACTAACTGATAAAGAATCAAACTGGAATTGGGTAAAAATTAAGATGTTGAGGAGCTTATGAATATTGGATGGTGGATTAATTATCTGAATGGAAGTTAATGATGAATCCTCTAACATGTCGTATCTTAATGTATTTTCAATATTTACATATCCATGAGGCATTGTTGCGCCATAACTAGACTTGTGTCAATCCTttacgaaaaacataatgaatcGTACCCGAATAGATGATGACTGAAGTAACTGAACCTTGATTCTATATTACAAAGTAGCATTCAATGATGCAAATGATGGTGAAAGGAGAAAGTTAAATGTATCATTCCTCAAAAGCTTAAAGAGCAAGCACTGGCCGAGGATTAAGGGCTTACATTAACTCGAGAAAATTATAAAGcatcaaaattcaaaataatcAGATAACTAATACACCTTTTTCATTGATTTCTTCCACTTTTCCTTTTTGGTCCATTTCTTCCACTTTCTCTTTTTGGTTTTTCACTGCTCTCACCTTCCCCCACCCATCTCTCTCCTTTTGGGTAGTTTATACATTATCTTACATAATGTGCCACTTTGGGAGTGGAACAAATCATAGAAATGGAGGTAGCAGTTTTATTACAGTTACAAGGCCAACAACTACACAGCAGAAAGATAATGGATATAAAACAAGGTGCATACCTCAATAGCGGCATCTGATGCATCGAAAGAATCATAACTAATGAACCCAAAGCCTCGTGAATTTCCTGTTTCTGGGTCTCTCATAATCTGCAGAGCAACAAGACCAATCAGATGAATAGATACCTACGGTAGTATGCTTTACATGATAAATAGTGTAAGGACCTGATACAGAATCTATTGGGATCAGTCTTAGAATGAATCTCAGGAAGATGACTGTTCCACTCTTTTCTTTGATTAAAAGGAGCGAGTGTATTTGCTTAATAATATAAGACGAGCATGTTGGCGAGCAGGTTAGGAGACGAGCATGTAGGCATCAGATTCCCTGACCttattttttgaaatgatttaatgtggaaaagaaagaacTCAATTAAATAGGTGTTTTTCGCGTCGAACAGATTATGAACTTGACCTTCTAAGGCAATCCTGTTTACCTTTTCGTCCATGGAAAGGTCAACTGAATATTTATTGAGTATAAAGTTCACTCGCCACTTAACTCTTAGCATTAACACGTTAACAAAGGGCTCGCCAACAAAGAACAAAGTCTTCGACTTCAACTTGTTCGTCTTTAAATGCGAGTAGCTAAAGCTATTCACGGGTGCCTACTGAAAACAACTAATTAAACCTATCCGATGTAAAGTGATTAGGTTTAGGTGTTTTAGAGTTTACATAGAACTCCAACATGTCAGCTGTATGTGTCGCGTTATTGTACGTCATACAAGTTTACCGAACAGACCAAATACTAACAACGATGCAACAACTACCTGGCGTCGAATAAAAACACAAAACACTAAGGAGGAGTTTCTCtggaaaaaaagagagaaaggaaaatgATTCGTCGACCTATAAAACTGTAGGTTACTTCCTCCATCCTATTTATATTGTCCCTTTTGACTTTGGGAGTTAAATTTGATGggtattattttgataatacaCAATAGATGTCTTTTCAAAAAACTGAAAAAAATTATAAGTGTTGATAATTTTAACTAACTTTACATATGAACCGGACCGGCTGGTCCCAGTCGGTCTCCAGGACAACAAAAAGATGGTGGCCGGTCTCCGTTCAAGTCCAAGCTTGAAAAAGAACCTCAACTTACCAATCTTAGTCAAATCGGTCCGATTCAGAGCCGGATAAAACTGAACCCAAAGGGTCTGGTCCGGGTTCCCTCCTAAC
Encoded here:
- the LOC141600623 gene encoding uncharacterized protein LOC141600623, encoding MRGRFNHYLRSTGFRYFAPVARNTPEWDAAKRIIHHIALEFAEEMDNHPKYPLRLLKAGRHCSGTYSVYFRAKGADRVTATYTAEGWVDSDGSCSDNGYFYKVDGSETRERKNRSRKTNGKTKTNEKACESKEEHTKSTTHTGCDEAVSDTPALVTGETSGNLRSRAFYLVAAEIRNQRPYLEYPKVKKLASCKWRTLSDNVASFGWSTSDLQLAFIAI
- the LOC141599217 gene encoding uncharacterized protein LOC141599217 translates to MTTRIAPGVGANLLGQHSAERNQDATAYVGNLEAQVSEELLWEIFVQAGPVVNVYVPKDRVTNLHQGYGFVEFRSEEDADYAIKVLNMIKLYGKPIRVNKASQDKKSLDVGANLFVGNLDPDVDEKLLHDTFSAFGVIVTFPKIMRDPETGNSRGFGFISYDSFDASDAAIEAMNGQYLCNRQIAVSYAYKKDTKGERHGTPAERVLAASNPQAPKSRPHTLFASGPPTANGGVPAPPPPQPMANGAVPVPPSPMQQFRPPPPMNAFAPPPPPPMQMGGQWPGQQQHPGQVMQHSMPPPPQFRPMHPNMMQPPPPPQQGQGQGLARPPPPMSMGGPPGWRPPPPPQQLLGRPPMQQQYSMPPPPPPSG